One Leopardus geoffroyi isolate Oge1 chromosome E1, O.geoffroyi_Oge1_pat1.0, whole genome shotgun sequence genomic window, CAGAGCAGCTTCCAGATCTTGAGTCACCAGACACAGACAAATCCCTAGATCCCATGTTTCTGGATCCTGTATTTCTGGAGCCCGAGTTTCTAAAATCAGATCCTCCAAAACCAGAACTGctagaggaaaaaaggaattgTGTTCCTTTGCAGTTTGCAAAGGCGGGACAAACCCTTCACACAGGGGGCTCTCCCTGGGGAAGGTAAATGACTTTTGATTCAACCATGTCACTGTGACTTTTCAAACCCAAGtccagcccccaacccccattTTGGTTTCATAACATAAGTACCCCAAGGAACGCACTGAGCGGCTGACTGTCATTTACCCTCCCTCTCCATCCAGCAGGCGGTGGTAGGTCTCAATCTCCATCTCCAGGCAGGTCTTGACGTTCAGCAGCTGCTCATATTCTGCGTTCTGGCATTCGGTCTCGCCCCGGATCTGGCAGATCTGTTCCTCCAGGCCGCTGATCTGCATCTGGATCTCTGACAGCTGAGCCATGTAGTCAGCTTCTGTGTCAGCCAGCGTCACTTCCAGGGagcttttctaaaagaaaaagccaatttaaaaaaaaaatcatgatgaaaataagtcatgggatgattttttttttttaacgcaaaATAGCGTAAGGTACTAAGAGAAGTTACACCCTATGTTGTTATATCATGGGTTCCTTCATTTTTGTTGGCATAACCGCTTTCCTTGACACTAAATCTTTTATGAAAGTGTATTGTCTTTCACTAGAATGTTTCACGCTTTCTACAACCACAAGCCAGTGCTCCTGACGCCCTTTTATTACGTGCCAAGCGGAACATCTTGGCAAAGAGGGAGAATGAAACCGCTCAACTCCCTGTTGGAGGTTTTGCAAACCTCTTTGCGCTCACCATGGCCGTTTGGGACTGAAGCTCAATTTCCAGGGCTTGCAGAGTACGTCTCAGTTCTGTGATCTCACTCTTGGCAGAACTGGCTGCTCCGGCATCGGTAGAAATTTGTGCTTGCAGTGATGCGctctaaataaaaaagagaatggcAGTCGCTGCAGGCTGAAGAAATGACCTGAAGTGGCTTGCGTGTGACTCTCAGACACCCAGCAGTGATAACCTGCCTGCTTGTTGAACTGCTCCTCGGCCTCGCGGCGATTTTGCTCCGCCAGCTCTTCATACTGTGCCCTCATGTCATTCAGTAACTTGGTCAGGTCGGTGCCGGGGGCGGCGTTCATTTCCACGGTCACGTCCCCTCCGGAGCTTCCTTGCATAGTCTTCATTTCCTAGCGCGAAGAAAAAAGATCACGGTgatagaaacagaaaagcaaaggggcgcctgggtggctcggtcggttgagcgtccgacttcagctcaggtcgtgatctcaaggttcatgagttcaagccccgcgtcgggttctgtgctgacagcttggagcctggagcctgctcccgattctgtgtctctctctctctctgcccctcccctgctcatgctctgtctctctctctatcaaaaataaacattaaaaagaaaaaaattttaaaaacagaaaagcaaagacctcttcttcctcctccttctcctcctcctcctcttcctcttcttttagagagagggcaagtgTGTGTCcgagggaggagcaggagagagagaatcttaaggaggctccatgttCAGGgtagagccctatgaggggctcaggcgctggatctcatgaccctgggatcatgacctgagccgaaatcgagacttgaacactcaactgactgagccacccaggcgccccaagacttcttAAAACATGCAGAGccaacaaaaaaattgaaactagGACACTAAAGGCTACCCCCTGCTTCCCACCAAAATCAGATATAATTTGTTCATGACTGCTTTTTTCCTTGGACATAAGAGTTGGAAATCCACTTAGATAGAATTTTTTACAGAATGGATGTGGGGGAAGTACGTAGGTCAGAGTCATTTAATAGTGTGGAATGTGCTCCTACCTCCTCGTGGTTCTTCTTCAGGTAGGCCAGCTCCTCGGTGAGGCTCTCAATCTGCATCTCCAGGTCAGAGCGTGTCATGGTTAGGTCATCCAGAACTTTCCAAAGGCCATTGATGTCGGCCTCCACGGCCTGCCAGAGATACAGCTCGTTCTCATACCTGGAAAGGACAGTATAGAGCATTTCAGAGTACATCCATTCttatgtattcaagaaaaagtttttttcctcTGAGCTATTTGATAAAAGAAAGCTACCAAGTTTTCTCTTAGGAGTTTTTCCCctggaaagaaaattatgaacCTGATGTTAATCCTACtgatggctaatttttttttataacaaaaacTCATCTTTATTTTGacctgttttttgtttccttgttggtggagtggcagttttaaaaatttactcttggaggggagcctaggtggctcagtcagttgagcgtctcttgattttggcccaactcatgatctcaggattgtgaaatcaagccttgcattggattctgtgctgggcatggagtctgcttaagattctctctctctctctctctctctctctctgtttctctctctctcactccctccctcggtccctcccccccactggtgttctctttctctctcaaatttacTCTTGGTGGAATGTTTGTAAATGTAGGTCTTGATCCCCTAAAAGATATTTCTTTGAGtttagaataaatgaaacagacagattgaattttatttttcctacaacATTTGTTTTCAAGTCTTTGCTTTTCTTACTTCAGTCTGAAGTCATCAGCAGCCAATCTGGCATTGTCAATCTGCAAAACGATCCCAGCATTTTCAATAGTTGCAGCAATGATCTAGAAAAGACAATAAGAGTGGATGAATCATGGATGCTTTTTACCTGTATCTGCACGCGCACCTGTGAGGGTAGGTGTCCCATGAGTTGGTTTGTAAAGGTAAATTGTTTTGAAAACTTGCTTAGTAATGACATCTTTATTGATAATCTGGCATAGCTGAACTACATCTTTCTGCAAAAAGGTAACAGTTTGCTGGAATAGGCAGGGAACATTGTTTTATAGAACACAGTCCTCTGCTTATTTCTGCTGCTTTGGAAGATCAGTTGTTCTATAAGTTCTTTCAGAAAACTGTGcaaaaaatgaatttcacttctaaaaagtttttaaaaaatatttcccatacAACAATGGCTAAACATTTCAGATTACGCACATTCTCATAGAATATTTGCACCAgattttccaggaagaaaaacagttgtaaagattatttaaatctAACAAGATACTGGAATATGTCAACCTGCTAGAAttaatcatgaaaataaatactaGATTAAGCTAGTATTGACTCACTGCCATCATTCTTCTATGTACATGTTAATTAGCTGCCTCGCATTgtataaatttttctcttatgtaGAAATACTCAAATTTGAGAGGCAAACAGATCATTAATGTGGTCGGATGTCGTATGCAGTATTGTCAGAG contains:
- the KRT24 gene encoding keratin, type I cytoskeletal 24 isoform X1, translated to MSCSSRVSSSRAGGSGLVRVSAAGSSFSSGSRCGLGGGSTRGFRGGTGGCGLSRGSSSGSGGGFGSSVQGGFGGTSGSGAGFGGGSGFGGGSGFGGGSGFGGGSGIGGGASGGFYIYGGGLGGGRGGGVGDGALFSGGEKQTMQNLNDRLASYLDKVRALEEANSDLENKIKEWYDKFGPGSGDGGSGKDYNKYYPVIEDLRNQIIAATIENAGIVLQIDNARLAADDFRLKYENELYLWQAVEADINGLWKVLDDLTMTRSDLEMQIESLTEELAYLKKNHEEEMKTMQGSSGGDVTVEMNAAPGTDLTKLLNDMRAQYEELAEQNRREAEEQFNKQSASLQAQISTDAGAASSAKSEITELRRTLQALEIELQSQTAMKSSLEVTLADTEADYMAQLSEIQMQISGLEEQICQIRGETECQNAEYEQLLNVKTCLEMEIETYHRLLDGEGGSSGFGGSDFRNSGSRNTGSRNMGSRDLSVSGDSRSGSCSGQGREANKTRVTKTIVEEVVDGKVISSQVSNVSEVEVK
- the KRT24 gene encoding keratin, type I cytoskeletal 24 isoform X2 encodes the protein MSCSSRVSSSRAGGSGLVRVSAAGSSFSSGSRCGLGGGSTRGFRGGTGGCGLSRGSSSGSGGGFGSSVQGGFGGTSGSGAGFGGGSGFGGGSGFGGGSGFGGGSGIGGGASGGFYIYGGGLGGGRGGGVGDGALFSGGEKQTMQNLNDRLASYLDKVRALEEANSDLENKIKEWYDKFGPGSGDGGSGKDYNKYYPVIEDLRNQIIAATIENAGIVLQIDNARLAADDFRLKYENELYLWQAVEADINGLWKVLDDLTMTRSDLEMQIESLTEELAYLKKNHEEEMKTMQGSSGGDVTVEMNAAPGTDLTKLLNDMRAQYEELAEQNRREAEEQFNKQSASLQAQISTDAGAASSAKSEITELRRTLQALEIELQSQTAMKSSLEVTLADTEADYMAQLSEIQMQISGLEEQICQIRGETECQNAEYEQLLNVKTCLEMEIETYHRLLDGEGGSGFGGSDFRNSGSRNTGSRNMGSRDLSVSGDSRSGSCSGQGREANKTRVTKTIVEEVVDGKVISSQVSNVSEVEVK